A region of Pseudarthrobacter sp. NIBRBAC000502770 DNA encodes the following proteins:
- a CDS encoding YesL family protein produces the protein MLSGTFSARAYAFFDTLLWVAGLNLLWIAFTLVGAGVLGAGPATAAAQIVVRRRVAGDGAPLLRGFTSAYFRNFARANLLSVPVMAVTAALLLNWNYFAGSGGIFAQSTAAAVLVAAIFLAGAVCYLFPMYARYELPLPQYLLMSSRFAVRHLAGTVILLFVSAAVVYASSWIPGLVPFFSIGAWLYLTGWLCDRFFTANDQSVAIAGGTAAGGALPGASTA, from the coding sequence ATGCTGTCCGGAACCTTCAGTGCGCGTGCCTACGCATTTTTCGACACGCTTTTGTGGGTGGCAGGCCTGAACCTGCTGTGGATCGCTTTCACTCTGGTGGGGGCCGGTGTCCTTGGTGCCGGCCCGGCCACCGCCGCCGCGCAGATTGTGGTTCGAAGGAGGGTCGCAGGGGATGGTGCCCCCTTGCTTCGCGGGTTCACGTCCGCCTACTTCCGGAACTTCGCAAGGGCCAACCTCCTGTCGGTTCCGGTCATGGCCGTCACGGCGGCGCTTCTCCTGAACTGGAACTATTTTGCGGGAAGTGGCGGAATCTTTGCCCAGTCCACGGCGGCGGCAGTCCTTGTCGCGGCAATCTTCCTGGCGGGCGCAGTCTGCTACCTGTTCCCCATGTATGCCCGGTATGAGCTGCCGCTGCCGCAGTACCTGCTGATGTCATCCCGGTTCGCCGTGCGGCACCTGGCCGGAACGGTCATCCTGCTCTTTGTCTCCGCAGCAGTGGTTTATGCCAGCAGCTGGATACCGGGGCTGGTTCCGTTCTTCAGCATCGGAGCCTGGCTCTACCTCACGGGCTGGTTGTGTGACCGGTTCTTCACGGCCAATGACCAGTCCGTAGCGATAGCTGGTGGAACTGCCGCGGGCGGGGCCCTCCCGGGGGCGTCCACCGCCTGA